From the Telopea speciosissima isolate NSW1024214 ecotype Mountain lineage chromosome 9, Tspe_v1, whole genome shotgun sequence genome, the window TATAACAAGTGGGTTCAGTAGGATGAGGTGGTGGGGGTTTGCAAGGCAGTCGAGGGGTCATTGTAGAGGTCACTAAGAAGGCGAGTGTGAAGTGGAGGAGTGGTTTGAGGGGTCAAGGATGGCGTAGGGGACGGACTAGGTGAGGGAGATATGGAGTCCATATTGGAGGGGGGTGGAGGGGtagggggtggcggtggtgtGGTGGGAGGTGGCGTGTGATTAGGAGATGGTGGGTTAGGAAAAATGGTGAGGGGTAGGGAAACCCAAGTAGGATGGGGAAAGTGGGGAGGGGGGTGAGGGGTTGGGTTCTTCCCGAAAAGGAAAGCGCAATTCATCAAACCGAACGTGGCGAGTAATGTAAATTCACCTAAATTCAAGATGCATACAATGATAACCATGGGGATGAGAACTATACCCAAGGAAGACACAAGGAGTAGACCTTGGATCCATTTGATGACTATTGTAGGGTCgaagaaagggaaaacagaGACACCCAAAACTTTAAGTTGTAATTAGGTGCATGATTGGTGAGGAGCTGATATGGGGAGATATTCCCAATGATGGGAGAGGGCATCCGATTGATCAGATACATTGCCGTTTCAATGGTATAATCCCAATAAGCCTGTGGGACAGAGTTTTGGGCCAAGAGAGTGAGCCCAATTTCAGCAATGTGGCGATTGCGCCTTTCAATAGTGCCCTGTTGTTCATGAGTATGGGGGCATGATATACGATGGTGGATGCCAAGATTGGCAAAATAGGAGGTGAGGGAGCAGTACTCCCCACCCCAATCAGTTTGGATACTTTTAATTTACCTAGAGGCATTCAACAAGGGCTTGGAATTGCTTGGAAAATATTGAAGGCATCAGATTTAACCTTTaggggataaaaccaaataaactttGTAAAATcgtacacaaaaataataaagtaaCGATGTTCAAGAGAGGAAATAGTAGGGGcgggtccccaaatgtcactaaAAACTAAATCAAGGGGAAAAATGCTACGACTTTCTGTTTCGCGAAGAGTTAAACGGTAGAACTTTCCAATCTGGTAGGCAAAGCACAAATGAGGTGATGAGGGAAGCTTGATATCAAGGAGCATGAGTTGAAGAGAACGATCATGGGGATGATCAAGCCTTTGATGCCAACGATCATAAGATGTAAGGTGTGCAAGGTGAGTTGATGGAGAAGATGGCTGGATCAATGGCAAGTAGTAGAGACCATTGTGACTAGGCCTTGCAAGCAGGATTTGATTAGACGTCGGATCCTTCACATTGAAATGAGAACCATGGAATTTAAAAAGCACATTATTGTCAGAAGCAAATTTACGAACAAAAAGCAATGAAGTAGGAAGAGATGGAACATGTAAAATATTAGAAAGAACTAAAGAACGAGATTTggatggaagagaagaagacccaACATGTGAGATAGGGACATAATTACCATCACCAACCATGAGACTATTCTTACCATTGTACGGTGCATAAGAGGATAGAGACTGTAAATCAGGCGTTGCATGATGTGTTGCACCAGTATCGGGTTGCCAATGGGTAAGGCCGGATGGGAAAGTGGATGGGGTAGGTGGCAGTGGGGGTTGGGGGTAATGGGGCTGGGTTGGTGGGTAATGATATTGGGTGGGTGGCGTGGGAAGCAATGGGGGTTGGTTTGTGGTTAGATAGGCCGAAGGTTGTGCATATGAGGGATTGGGAGAGGGTAAAACTGTTTGGGTGGATTGGCCTAGTTGTTTGTTGTGATAATAGCATGTCGGGGCTTGATGATTGGTCCTACCACAGATTGTGCAAAGACTGTGGGCATAGGCATTGGAATGCCCAAACCCACTAGGTCCATTTGGAGCACCACAATCTCCCCTACCACGACCACGGCTAGTGGGAGAGCCACGACCGTAAGATTGAGAGGGGGGCCACGAAATGGTTGAGCAAGGTTGGCAGCTACATTGGCAGCATGATCCGACACGGCTTGACGAGATGCAATGAGATATTCACGGCTGAGGAGCAGACCATGATGTTCAGTGTAAGAGATTGGTTCCCTGCGATCCATGACTATGGAGACCACAGATTCAAATTCGGGTCATAGTGCATGAAAAATATGTATGTTTAGATCCTCCGAGGGGAGGGATTTGCCAGCAGCACTGAGCTCATTGTAAAGGGCCTTAGCTTGATGGAGAAACTGAGTGATGTGGGGTCCGATGGAGAAACTAAGTGATGTTCTCCTCGGGTTTCTGAACAAGGTTCTAGAGGGCCACATTGATGGAGAGAACGCATGTTGTAGAGGCAGAACTGAAAGCTGCATGAAGAGCATCCCAGATTTGTTTACTTGTCTCACGCCCGACGGCGAGAGGCATTGCTTCATcggagagagaggagatgatAATACTCATGATTGAGGCATTCTTTTTATGCCAAGTATCAACTTTGGCTGCATCGATAGGGCATGGATTGGAGCCAACAACATATCCATAGAGTCGTTGGCCTTTGAGGTAAGGGACGATTTGAGTCCTCCAATAAACATAGTTTTTAGATGTtaatttggaagaaagaatctGATTGAGGGTGAGTGGGAGTATGAGATGGAGAGGAGGGAGgagaggccatggccaaaaatTCAGTGGAGGAGGGAGGTGGGATCATTTATTGCTATTTGGAGCTAGGAGCTCATGATACCATATTGGATTGTAATATTATTGCCTTAAACTTTGAGAGATTACAAGATTGTATATATATAGGTAAAGGTGAGAGGAATCCACaagttggaaactcaatcaccattaccatatagagagagatatgattGAGTGAATATAGAGATCAAGAGAGATCACAGGGATTGCATACAATAATGGAAATGTAGGATTGCATGGGATTGCATGAAATAATGAAAGATGGGATTGCATGCAATAATGGATCGAAAAGAACTAAGATGGAAGGCTATTATGACTAATAGAGAGCCACATGGCAGGACGCGATACAAGGAGGCCGTGCCCAGGGCCAAGGACACGCGGTAGCGTTGGGCCATGGCTTCGTGGGTGTGACGGTTGGAACCGCCAATGAGTCTTTTGTGGGATATTGGTTCCTATTTCTCAGCCAAAGGTTAAGGCCATATAGCAgagtagaagaagaacttagatAGGATACAAACCCTCTAAAAAAGCATTCGGTTGGCTCGGACCCACCACAACTTAAGGGAAGGTGCGTGCACAGTAGTAAGCTCCACCAAGAGACCATGAAGAGACACGTGGCAACAAGAGAAGTGGGTCATGGAGTTATGGGAGGAGATCGCGGTTTTGGTAATTGCCATATAGGAGTTTTTGATAGGCCCCATCTATAAAAAGACAAGGAGTCTTTTTCACAAGGACAACTCAACACAAATACGATAACTTTTTAACTTTATCTTTACATTTCCagttattctttgtttttcccttttcatGATGTACTTTGCATTGATCGGATCGCCAGTTGTACGGAGTCAAGAGTTCAATTGTCTCTCAACAATGGTATGATTTGGTGCTCGCTTCTCTTTGTgagatttgttttttatttttaataattatctTGTCACTATTTTCTTCCTCTACGTTTACTTTTGCTCTTGGCATTACTTGTCGTCATTGCACTAATTGTGATCCTCGCCCTTTagtctaacccaaaggtccttaGAGTTACTCAGTCATGAGGGAACCCTAATCCCTTGATTAGAAGTTAGATAAGGCTTACGATCTCGTTTGAGCCTGTGTCAAAGGTTATGGCACACCTGCACCTACACCCTGTCCGTGCCATCTTGTGAGAGGTGTTGGATTTTTCCACCATCAATATCTTCCATTTTCGTGAACCTTATCTACCTTCTACCACCCTGAAGATGCTGGAAGCTTAACCAAATAAGAAGAAGCACTTGGACTGAAGAGAAGTCCTAATCTTGGCCAACCGACCCTATCTATTTAAACTCCTAATCTTCTTGTATTTGTTTTGCATTGTATTCAATGAATAAATTATACAAGGATCCCCTATAGACTGATTTTAGAACTATATATAGGGTAtatccaatgcacgaggctcccaccactgcggggtttggggagggtcataatgtacgtagccttacccctacttttgcAATGGAGATTTTAGAACTCTCCCACTTTATCATGCACTGATTTTACTGTTTTTACCTCATGTTATGTTGCTAGTTTGTCTTATGTATTTACATAAATTCTCATGTCTTGTTTTTAGCATATAAGTTTGCTATGAGTAAAGGATATCAAACTATCTTCAAAATATTGTAGATCATCAACAAAAACCAtggttctttgatttttttttttttttttctttgttttgtccTTCATAGTTTAAAACTTTGAGTTTTGGTAGGCTCGTCGTCTGATTCAACCCCCCATATCTCAATGTGTTTTTCCATTAGAGGTGCATGGTCATATATGTCTTGTGTTTTGATTTTACTTTTCACATATTTTTAAAGTTGAAAAGTTGGAATTTCGAAGCCTAGAAGCAGAATTGTGATGAACCGGACCTATGAGATGAAAATGCCATCCTCCCAACGTCAACGTTAACATATTCTCATTATTCAATTTAGGTGGTTGATATGTTTTGATATGCATTATTCTGATGATATGTATGGTTTACTTGTAAGACAAATgtgaacaataaaaaaattatcagCCCTCCATTCCCTCTATTCCATACACAAGGTTGAATTTCTCAATTTGTACTCATACTTATTTCTCATTAGTGGTGCTTATCATTTATAACTCTTCCCTATTCCTTCAAAAAGCTTAGTAATCTCTTCTTATATTTTACTTGAGATTTACTCATCATTATTTATTGTTGTGATTTACCTTTTACCATGAAAAATTGCAGGGATCAGTCAAATTTAGTCGAGTTAATTGTTGTAAGGGCATTGAGAGAATTAAGTAGCACCCCCTTGGATGAATGTAAATATCCTACTGGAATGGATGACCACATAAAGGCATTACATTCTTTACTACATGTTGGTTCCGATGATGTACGGTTTGTGGCAATATGTGGTATGGGAGGCCTCGGAAAAACCACCATCGCAAAGACTATATATAATCACATCTTTAGAAGCTTTAATGGGACTAGCTTTCTTGCAGATGTTAGAGAAGAAGCATCACAAGGAAATAAAGGTTTAGTTTCCTTGCAAAATCGAATTCTCAAAGATATCTTGAAAAGGGACCACAACATAAGCCTTGTTTCTCAAGGATCAACAATGATAAGGGAAAGACTACATAACGAAAAAATTCTTCTTATTCTTGATGATGTGGATGATCATGAACAACTTGATGCATTGGTTGGTGGAATCAATTGGTTTGGTCAAGGAAGCAGGATCATTATAACTACTAGAGATGAACAAAGTTTAAATGATCATAAAGTTGATAAAGATATTCAAATCTACAAGCCTGAAGGACTGAATTTTGGGAATTCTCTTAAACTCCTAAGTTTGTATGCCTTTTCAAAGAACGAACCTCCTGAAAAATATAAACAGCTTTCACATGAAATTGTACAATATGCTGAAGGGTTACCCTTAATTCTAGAGGTGTTgggttcttttttatttggcaaagacaaaagaatggaaagaaacattagaagaattgaaagatatttttgatGACAAGGTCTCTGGAATGTCAATAAAAAACTATGATGACAAAGTCTTTGGGAGGTTGAAGATAAGTTACGATAAATTAAGTGATCATGCAAAAACTATATTTCTTGATGTTGCATGCCATTTTGTTGGATGGAGAGTAGATCGAGTTATTTCAATATGGGAAGCGTGTGGATTGCATCCAAGATTAGCAATAAAAGAACTCACTCAAAAACACCTCATGaagattttggaaaaaagaTTGACAATGCATGACCAACTTCGATATGGGAAGGGGAATTGTCTCGAAAGACAGCTGTGGAGACCTCACCAAACGTTCTAGATTGTGGTCTATTGATGCAATCATGAAGCtattaaaagaagaaatggtaagTGACATCTTTTTCTAGTTAACTTTTTGTTGTATATAATCATTTAATCCTAATATGGTCTGTCACTTCATGAGATGGTAAAAAATAGGCAAACAGCACAAATAAAGGTTCGATTCTAACCAACTGCATTGTGTTAAAATACAAAGGTCAGAACGACCTTAAATATATCCCTTCCTAAGACCGTACAGAAATAGGGCTAACACCGGTGTATTTCCCTTAGGACATATAATCATAGTTTTGTCATCATATAGTACTACTAAGTATGAGAGAATCAagacctttttctttttgttaaaaCTACGAGAGAATCAATCAAgtacaaaaaatatattttaactAAAAAAATTGCAATAAATAGAAAGTGCATTAGATAAGGTTGAAAGcacttacctttttttttttttttgttctttacccaaaagaaaaaatctttacttttttttatttttttatttttctgtgtaTCAAATTATCTTTACTTGGAATACTATTTTTCTGCTATAGGGAATTCAAATGGTTGAAGGTATCCTCCttgattggaagtttgaatctgcAGCCAAAGATGATTTAAGCTACGAAAACTTTGTGAAGATGCACAATTCAAGATTTCTCCATTTTGACTTCTCCGATGTTAATGTCAATGGGGATTTTCCTCGTCTTCCTTCTAAAATAAGATGGTTTCATTGGAACTCATGCCCTTTGACAGTTCTACCAGCCAATTTTTATCATGAAGAATTAGTTCTTCTCGAGTTATCAGAGAGTGATATCAAACTAGATTGGAATGATAAacctcaaaataaaaataaggtaCAGTATTACTGcaattgccttttttttttttttttttgataggtaagggaggatgtaggatgtgaaccagaagacttgaactcaagacctcctgatagCAATGGGTCTTTACGCACCACTTgctaccaagtgcactaggcacttgaccactttcccccttttttctcttacttgtttctttattaaattATAAGTTGCGAGTAGTAATTTGCATAATTTCTTCCTTTGACAGCGGTTCCAAAAGTTGAAGGTTCTTATTATGTATGAATGTCGCAATCTCTTTGACTCTCCCGACTTTTTCGCATGGTTTCCCTGCTTACAAAGATTGGATCTTTCATGGTGCATTTCTCTTTTGGAACTCCCAGATAGTATTTGTCAAATCGTTTCTCTCAAAAGTCTTATTCTCGATGATTGTAAATCATTCAATGAGTTACCTACCTCCATAGGTGATCTAAAACATTTGGTTGAACTTTCCGTATCGGGGACGAAGATTAAAGAACTGCCTGATGGTGTAGGGCAGTtagaaaagcttgagaaattAAATGTCTCATGGTGCTTGAAGCTAGGGAGGCTACCAACATCGATGGGTAGAATGAGGAGTTTGCTTCGCTTTGAGCTTGGAGGTACTATTATTGTAAATTTACCAGATGATTTTTCAAAGCTCTCAGGCTTAGAGGTGTTAAAAATGGGAATTCATACAGATTGTGAAGAGTTGGGTTGTAACAAATTAACAAAGTTACCGGATTTGTCAAGTCTGAAAAGATTGAGAGTTTTAGATATCAACCATTGTGTAAACCTAGAGGAAATTCACGGCCTCGAAAAATTTGAATCACTGGAAGAGTTGGAAGCGAGGTGTTGCTACAAATTAACAGACACAACGAAGCAGACACATGGACAGGTCGTCTTACTTATCtatctatttctctttctctttctctttctctttatctCCTCCGTTAACTTTAATTTTGGAACTTTCTCTTCTACATACATATATAGCAGGCAGCTAGCGCTGTAATAAGTAAGTATAGCTTAAAATAGTTATTACCAATTAATTAttagtttctatatatatatatatatgcatgattGACAGACAAGTCTGTTTTTTCTCACTCTTTATATACAGGGAATGTTTCTTCATAATTTTGATGGCCaagaaggtggtggtggtggtggtagtggtggtcaGGGAAATAATTTAATTGATGAGATCCATCATTATGGTTCAGTACCAATTCTCTGTGTTGTTTTTGCATTCCAACCTTGGACTCTGGAATGAATGAAGGGCAGAGCTGTGCGAGTAAACATTGTTTTTGAAATTGAAGCTTCAATCCGTTGGAGATCAGGAAAAGAGAAATCCTGTATTTGTTCGATCAGAATTGAGGATATTAAAATTACTCCTCGAGATGTAATCTACATACACCATTTCAATGTCAATGGGTTTCCGTTTCAAAGCAAAGCGGCTATCGAGAAATTCACCATACAGAGCCTGGAACGATACGAACAATCCGGACAATATCCTTCTGTGAGTGTCAAAGTGAAATTCTGGAAGGTGTTGTTCGAAAACAAGGAATCAGAGCAGCAAATGCCTAACCAACAATCCAGTGCTATGTTGGTTGCAGATTTCTTCAGATGGTCATcagatgctgctgctgctgctgctgctgatgatgatgatgatgaggtggAGGAATCacaggatgaagaagaagaagaataacagAACAGTAGATTATTATTTCCCGACTTggaaggggaagaggaagagatgcTGAGGCCAAGCAAGAGATCTCGTCTCCATTACAACCATCATGATGCAGCTGCAGGTCCTTCTCATCGATCTTAGCCTGACTTTTAACACCAATAATTAATGGAAGTAATTGTGGaatcaaataataaagaatTTAATCTGGGCAAATGCTGAgccaacaataacaacaaccgaacattgatgatgatgatgataatgttcATGTTTAGGGGTTTCCCTCTGATGATATTAGAACAATAATAAATTTCTTATTTGGTTCTTCATATGGTGGGGTTAGAGGACCCTACACTAGTACTGTTCCTGATGAGgtagtagaggaagaagaaggtaacATAGCTGGTCTCATTGCTTTGATCAATGATTCACAAAcgtcattttttttctttctttttttcttttattttgatgaaataaaaaattatctaaaTAAAGCAAGTTAGAGAGGTCCAGCTGGTGGAAAAGGAGGAGTTATCTCCTTCTCCGGTAAGTAGTGAAAAGTAACGTTGATAAAGCTGTGTGAGACTTCACCTATGTGCAAAAAAAGGGGTAGGGAAAGCCACGAAATGTTGGCAACATCTGAATATATTGTTGAGCCACGAAAACAGTTCCTTGTCTTACAACCACGGCACACATGATAAATGACAATCCCCTGCTGTTGATCATGATCAGGCTATCGAATCCCTGGTTGTAACACTGTCATCGATCACGTTTTGACTTGAGTCTTCCACTACCTTTGATCATCACCCACGAGTCTCTTCTTTGtggaagaaagaggaaaagattaAGACAAAGCTTGTAGGAACCCAAGACAAGTATAGATAAAATACTCTGTCCTAACCCTAAACTCAGCTCAACATTAATGAATTGGGTTGGTCTATCTCAATATGTGACGAACTGAACCGATTCATATGTAGATTCCCACTAACCCACTAACCTAGTAATTAATTAAACCCACATAGAAACTACTAACAATATGATTTTGTGAAAAAATATGGTGATTTGAATTGTGAAATGCAAACACGCATGATTAAGTGGTGTCGATTTTCTCATAGACTTTTAACATGTGAACGGAGACAAAATCTCCATTCATTTATGAGGGAATGGGACAATGCATCTATGGACACTTTGTTTACACATATTGATAAGGAGGccaaatatattttatttggcaATTGCAAGGACGGTGCGTGAAATCAGGAGGTAAAAGGTGCACCTATCATGTTTGCCTCACACAAGACGAAGAGTTCAAGGAATTGATGCGCATTGTACATTCTCATTCCCTGACCAACAACTCATAGCATGTCCCCACCATTTCTTGTTACCACTGTCCCACCCCAAttggggtgtcaaccggttgaATTTGGTCAGGCCTAAACGGGCTTTAAACGTTGCTGCCCTAAAATAATTTATTAGAAAATCAGAGAGAAAAAAACCAAGAGAAGACTTTATCCTTtctttctatccatttcttaaatttattttttttcaaaaaaaaaaaggataagaacCGCACCCAGCATCCATCACCTATTCACTATCAAAATCTTGCCACCATTTGTTCATTAATTTGCATTCTTACTGCTGATCTTGAACATGCTTATTGAAATCAACATACTGCACAACCATAGGACAGCTCAAGTTAATTATATTACTCTTAGGCTGAAAGCCTTCTTTCCTAAAAACACACTATCGTAGCTCTCAATATTTAATAACATGCAATTGCAACAAAACTAACCATGCATCAAATCATGTTCTTTCAACTCTAGAGAGTTGATGATGTATGAGTAACAAGAAAtacctcaattttgaaattaaagaacGAGTAAGACCACACAATTTTAACCAATTTGAATATATATTCAATCAACATGCCATATGCATTTCTCGCAGTAGTTGTTGATGCTAAGACCATAGTTGGCCATTATTATAAATGCTTGAAAGGTTACCAAGATATAGGAGAACAACATTTGTAACGACCTACCTCTGTTGCATGATCTTGAACTTTCTTTTCCCCAGTTTTTCATAAGCATTAAGCGTATAATACAacacaataaataaaaagataataaattcaGAATGACCTTCTAATCAAGTATAGTTGCTTTTTATTGATATATTCTTACTGCAAAAATATTTTCCTTTGATTAAATGTAGTCCCTTCACGTCATCATTCATGCTCATACACTCTCTTGGCGATTCCATGGAGCACTAGACtgcaatttcaattattgaCGTTATGCAATCTTGCAATTGATCTGCCCTAGTCCTATGACTAGGACCTTTAATCTTATTGATAGCAACCTCTTCAATCTCTTCACTTTGTTCTTCTTCGGATAGTGTATTGGATCTAAAATTTGCATCACATGTACAGGTAAAGCTGTCATTGCAAAGTTATGGAGATTTAAAGTCATCAGTAAACATCTGATCTGTTGACCTTTTTCCTGTGAACATCTCCAATAACAGTATCGCATAGCTAAACACGTCTCCTTGTATATTTGCCCTTCCACCCATTCCATATTCTGAAATTTAGAAACCTCTCGTTGTTAGtatatgttatatatatatacaataaaTTATGGTCTGTGATGTGAAAATTGTGAACATATTAGTCAAAAATAGTGAGTTACATGGTCATTTCTTCAATCCAGGAACCATGATTCTTTTgataatgttaaaaaaaatccaatctaAATTCGGTCCAATGTGTTACTAGTATAATTAATTTCTATTTGAAACGAATATGGATAAAACAATGATCCACCCTAATTAAGATAGAAAAGTGTGTTGATACACCTAATCAATTATTGAGAACAAGACTTGAATATCGAATAAAAGTTGGATTAAAGTATTAACCTAATAAACCGGATCTTTAGATTTGCACCCTTATCCTAAATCATTATTTGGGTCATATTTAATAGCCTACAATGGATTCTAATTGGAATAGACAGAAAAAACTTAGTAAATGACATTTAGATCCacagaataaaaaattaatatattgaTTGATAACTTAGAATAAAATTATATAACTCATCTGTTACCTGGAGTAGCACAACCAATAGATCCTTTTATCCCATTGGTACTAGTTTGAGATTGGGATGAATTGGCGTTGGGTTCTGAAAGTAGCTTCGCCAAACCAAAATCACTGACATGTGCAATCATATCACTGTCAAGTAGAACATTGTTTGGCTTCAAGTCACAATGAACAATTGGTGCATAACAGTTATAATGAAGGTATTCCAAAGCAGAAGCCACATCAATTGCAATGTTAATCTTTGAATAAGGCTTAAATTCCTTGAATGATTATGTGCTTCCACCGGCAATTGCAACCAATCATCTAAACTCCCATTGGGCATGAACTCATAAACAAGGGCTTTGAAAGTGTAATCATGCATCGATTACTTGTAACTATTGTCATGTAATCAACCTGATGGAtttacattttattattattatttttttctattcaaCCATCATACAATAGAGTAGATGGAGTATTTTGGATAATCGAGATGTCAAAACTTATGTCAACAACACATCAACATCGTAATGATGTTTTGTTTCGAAATCTCTGGGTGTGAGGACAAAGTGTGTCAGATTTTCCCCCTTGAAAGGAAAAGAGGTTTAGAGTCTCAAGTTGACAAAGAGTTGCAACCGAGATAGGGTTAAGGACCcataaacaagtaaaaaaaatgactccaCATCAAACTGGTCTAACCAAATGTTAGGATTCATGTCAGGTTGCAATCTGAGCAAGGTGTTATGTACATCGATTCATGTGGTCAAAACCTGACTTCTACCTTAGTTTGATAAGTTATATGAGCCAAGTAAGCATGGATTAGGCAAACATGATACAAATAAATCAACAAACTAAGGAAAGGGGACATATCTCTATCCAAGTATCTGCACGGTTTGTATATTGAATGTAAAGTCATTTAAATGAAGTAGTTGGGTTTTTagctgatggccatgccgaaggtggaggTGGGGATTTTCAGACATTTGTATCCCGTCCGAGTATGCATGGACGTTAATCctgtactttttcttttttcttaatataTTCAATGCTGACCGTATAGTGAAAAATAATCATTTGATAGTCCAAAGTGGTCAACAGCCATGTGGGATATGCAAGTGAGCTCCCAGTGATGAAGTAGCTATTGACTTCGGTTGGAAGTTAGGGCCAATTTGAATTTGACATGTTTGACCCCTGTGGTATGCAGTTCCATACCATACCTTAACACTAGTGTAGCCCATGGCAGATGAGGGTGCAAGCATTTTGACGTGTAGGGTCCTGCGATGACTTAAAAATGTCGCAACGCTTACGATTTGATGTTTGTATTCTTGCTTGGACTCGGCTGTAATGTTTAGGGTGCATCACTTTCAACACTTCATATATGAGCTCAGTTTTTTAATCTAAGGTTAGAGCAATGACTTCCTGCTACCCAAGGGGGAAAATATAATGTTTTCATCATGTATAGGCTAGCATCTAGTCATTGTATGGGTATAAATTAGTGAATGGGTGTTGATTGATGAGC encodes:
- the LOC122639048 gene encoding disease resistance protein RPV1-like — encoded protein: MVEGILLDWKFESAAKDDLSYENFVKMHNSRFLHFDFSDVNVNGDFPRLPSKIRWFHWNSCPLTVLPANFYHEELVLLELSESDIKLDWNDKPQNKNKRFQKLKVLIMYECRNLFDSPDFFAWFPCLQRLDLSWCISLLELPDSICQIVSLKSLILDDCKSFNELPTSIGDLKHLVELSVSGTKIKELPDGVGQLEKLEKLNVSWCLKLGRLPTSMGRMRSLLRFELGGTIIVNLPDDFSKLSGLEVLKMGIHTDCEELGCNKLTKLPDLSSLKRLRVLDINHCVNLEEIHGLEKFESLEELEARCCYKLTDTTKQTHGQGMFLHNFDGQEGGGGGGSGGQGNNLIDEIHHYGSGRAVRVNIVFEIEASIRWRSGKEKSCICSIRIEDIKITPRDVIYIHHFNVNGFPFQSKAAIEKFTIQSLERYEQSGQYPSVSVKVKFWKVLFENKESEQQMPNQQSSAMLVADFFRWSSDAAAAAAADDDDDEVEESQDEEEEE